Proteins from a single region of Gossypium arboreum isolate Shixiya-1 chromosome 1, ASM2569848v2, whole genome shotgun sequence:
- the LOC108483756 gene encoding probable bifunctional methylthioribulose-1-phosphate dehydratase/enolase-phosphatase E1 isoform X2, producing the protein MGSVSQAYLESEPVKGARSLISELCRQFYSLGWVSGTGGSITMKVHDSSIPKPQQLILMSPSGVQKERMEPEDMYVLSGDGAIISSPSPKPYPHKPPKCSDCAPLFMKAYHMRDAGAVIHSHGMESCLATMINPHLKEFRITHMEMIKGIQGHGYYDELVIPIIENTAYENELTDSLAKAIEAYPKITAVLVRNHGIYVWGDSWISAKTQSECYHYLFDAAIKLHQLGLDWSTPDHGPIQVVKGVPSVDCRMNMSKKARIADSNCNGKPFPRCIVLDIEGTTTPISFVTDILFPYAQNNVGRHLSATYASAETQDDIKLLRSQVEDDLKQGVIGAVPIPSEDAEKEEVIAALVANVEAMIKADRKITALKQLQGHIWRTGFENNELKGIVFDDVPEALEKWHASGVKW; encoded by the exons ATGGGGAGTGTTTCACAAGCTTATTTGGAAAGCGAACCAGTGAAGGGGGCGAGATCTTTGATATCTGAGCTTTGTCGCCAGTTCTATAGCCTTGGATGGGTCTCAGGAACAGGTGGCAGCATCACCATGAAGGTCCATGATAGCTCTATCCCTAAGCCTCAACAACTCATCCTCATGTCCCCTTCTG GTGTCCAAAAGGAGAGAATGGAACCGGAGGACATGTATGTATTATCAGGAGATGGGGCTATCATATCTTCACCTTCTCCAAAGCCATACCCTCATAAGCCTCCTAAATGCTCTGATTGTGCTCCGCTTTTCATGAAG GCATATCATATGCGTGATGCTGGGGCTGTTATCCACAGTCATGGAATGGAATCCTGTCTTGCAACAATGATCAATCCACATTTGAAAGAGTTTCGT ATCACTCATATGGAAATGATAAAAGGAATCCAAGGACATGGTTACTATGATGAACTTGTGATCCCAATTATTGAGAACACAGCTTATGAAAACGAGCTCACTGATTCTCTTGCTAAAGCT ATTGAAGCCTATCCTAAAATAACTGCTGTGCTTGTCCGCAATCATGGCATATATGTATGGGGAGACTCATGGATTAGTGCCAAAACTCAG AGTGAATGTTACCATTACCTCTTTGATGCTGCTATTAAACTTCACCAACTCGGCTTAGACTGGTCTACCCCAGATCATGGCCCCATTCAGGTTGTTAAAGGAGTCCCAAGTGTCGATTGCAGGATGAACATGTCAAAAAAGGCCAGGATAGCAGATTCAAATTGTAATGGGAAGCCATTTCCA CGTTGCATTGTCCTTGACATTGAAGGAACTACCACTCCTATTTCATTTGTAACTGATATTCTCTTTCCTTATGCCCAAAACAACGTCGGGAGGCATTTATCTGCAACATATGCTAGTGCTGAAACCCAAGATGATATTAAGCTGTTACGTTCTCAA GTTGAAGATGACTTGAAGCAAGGTGTTATTGGCGCTGTACCTATCCCCTCAGAGGATGCTGAAAAAGAGGAGGTAATTGCAGCTTTAGTTGCTAATGTGGAAGCAATGATAAAAGCTGATCGAAAAATCACAGCCTTGAAGCAATTGCAA GGTCATATCTGGCGAACTGGATTTGAGAACAATGAGCTCAAAGGAATAGTTTTCGATGATGTACCAGAAGCCCTTGAAAAGTGGCATGCTTCGGGTGTGAAG TGGTAG
- the LOC108483756 gene encoding probable bifunctional methylthioribulose-1-phosphate dehydratase/enolase-phosphatase E1 isoform X1: MGSVSQAYLESEPVKGARSLISELCRQFYSLGWVSGTGGSITMKVHDSSIPKPQQLILMSPSGVQKERMEPEDMYVLSGDGAIISSPSPKPYPHKPPKCSDCAPLFMKAYHMRDAGAVIHSHGMESCLATMINPHLKEFRITHMEMIKGIQGHGYYDELVIPIIENTAYENELTDSLAKAIEAYPKITAVLVRNHGIYVWGDSWISAKTQSECYHYLFDAAIKLHQLGLDWSTPDHGPIQVVKGVPSVDCRMNMSKKARIADSNCNGKPFPRCIVLDIEGTTTPISFVTDILFPYAQNNVGRHLSATYASAETQDDIKLLRSQVEDDLKQGVIGAVPIPSEDAEKEEVIAALVANVEAMIKADRKITALKQLQGHIWRTGFENNELKGIVFDDVPEALEKWHASGVKVYIYSSGSRLAQRLLFGNTKFGDLRKYLSGYFDTAVGNKREKRSYVEITDTLGVDKPSEILFLTDIYQEAIAAKAAGMEAIISVRPGNSPLPDNHGFKTINSFLEV, translated from the exons ATGGGGAGTGTTTCACAAGCTTATTTGGAAAGCGAACCAGTGAAGGGGGCGAGATCTTTGATATCTGAGCTTTGTCGCCAGTTCTATAGCCTTGGATGGGTCTCAGGAACAGGTGGCAGCATCACCATGAAGGTCCATGATAGCTCTATCCCTAAGCCTCAACAACTCATCCTCATGTCCCCTTCTG GTGTCCAAAAGGAGAGAATGGAACCGGAGGACATGTATGTATTATCAGGAGATGGGGCTATCATATCTTCACCTTCTCCAAAGCCATACCCTCATAAGCCTCCTAAATGCTCTGATTGTGCTCCGCTTTTCATGAAG GCATATCATATGCGTGATGCTGGGGCTGTTATCCACAGTCATGGAATGGAATCCTGTCTTGCAACAATGATCAATCCACATTTGAAAGAGTTTCGT ATCACTCATATGGAAATGATAAAAGGAATCCAAGGACATGGTTACTATGATGAACTTGTGATCCCAATTATTGAGAACACAGCTTATGAAAACGAGCTCACTGATTCTCTTGCTAAAGCT ATTGAAGCCTATCCTAAAATAACTGCTGTGCTTGTCCGCAATCATGGCATATATGTATGGGGAGACTCATGGATTAGTGCCAAAACTCAG AGTGAATGTTACCATTACCTCTTTGATGCTGCTATTAAACTTCACCAACTCGGCTTAGACTGGTCTACCCCAGATCATGGCCCCATTCAGGTTGTTAAAGGAGTCCCAAGTGTCGATTGCAGGATGAACATGTCAAAAAAGGCCAGGATAGCAGATTCAAATTGTAATGGGAAGCCATTTCCA CGTTGCATTGTCCTTGACATTGAAGGAACTACCACTCCTATTTCATTTGTAACTGATATTCTCTTTCCTTATGCCCAAAACAACGTCGGGAGGCATTTATCTGCAACATATGCTAGTGCTGAAACCCAAGATGATATTAAGCTGTTACGTTCTCAA GTTGAAGATGACTTGAAGCAAGGTGTTATTGGCGCTGTACCTATCCCCTCAGAGGATGCTGAAAAAGAGGAGGTAATTGCAGCTTTAGTTGCTAATGTGGAAGCAATGATAAAAGCTGATCGAAAAATCACAGCCTTGAAGCAATTGCAA GGTCATATCTGGCGAACTGGATTTGAGAACAATGAGCTCAAAGGAATAGTTTTCGATGATGTACCAGAAGCCCTTGAAAAGTGGCATGCTTCGGGTGTGAAG GTATACATATATTCTAGTGGTAGCAGATTGGCTCAGAGGCTTCTCTTTGGAAATACAAAATTTGGTGATTTGAGAAAGTATTTATCTGGATATTTTGACACTGCAGTGGG aaacaaaagagaaaaacgcAGTTATGTCGAAATAACCGATACTTTGGGTGTTGATAAGCCATCTGAGATACTATTTCTGACTGATATCTATCAAGAAGCCATTGCTGCAAAAGCTGCAG GTATGGAGGC